A genomic window from Quercus lobata isolate SW786 chromosome 10, ValleyOak3.0 Primary Assembly, whole genome shotgun sequence includes:
- the LOC115963236 gene encoding myrcene synthase, chloroplastic-like, with translation MADSNTSNNSIIVRRSANYQPPIWGYDYIQSLRNKYVGETCTGQSNMLKEHVRMMLSKVVDPLEQLELIDILQRLVLSHHFDGEIKRILEDLYNNDQSGDTWRKENLYSTALKFRLLRQYGYNISQGVFNIFKDERGKFKACLFEETKGILSLYEASFLLTESENMLEELRNFATKHLQEYVKHNRDKTLFAMVTYALELPLHWRIIKFETRWFIDIYRSREDMNPILLKLAEMDFNMVQAVHQEDLKQVSRWWKNTKLGENLIFARDRLMEIFFWSVGMIDQPQFGCCRVNLTKLGSLLTIVDDLYDIYGTLDELKLFTDAIERWDINAMDQLPDYMKICFLTIYNFVNEMAFDPLNEQGFHIIRHLKKAWADLCRSDLLEAKWYYSGYIPSLEEYLENAWITITTPVILMHAYFMVTNPITKEALDCLEEYPKIFYWSSMILRLTDDLGTSANELKRGDVPKSIQCYMNETGASEKDAREYVKSLISTAWNKLNEERVASSPFCQTFIEIAMNLARMGHFMYQYGDGLGDADRKTKDTVLSLLIQPIPHSRMSSSNSNTTANLNIN, from the exons ATGGCGGACAGCAATACTTCAAATAATTCCATTATTGTTCGGCGATCAGCAAATTACCAACCTCCCATTTGGGGCTATGATTACATCCAGTCATTGAGAAACAAATATGtg GGAGAAACTTGCACTGGACAAAGTAATATGTTGAAGGAACATGTGAGGATGATGCTTTCCAAAGTGGTGGATCCTTTAGAGCAACTCGAGCTAATAGATATCTTGCAAAGACTTGTATTATCTCATCACTTCGATGGAGAGATAAAGAGAATATTGGAAGATCTATACAACAATGATCAAAGTGGTGATACGTGGAGGAAGGAGAATTTATATTCCACAGCTCTTAAATTTAGGCTCCTAAGACAGTATGGATATAACATCTCTCAAG gagttttcaatattttcaaggATGAGAGAGGGAAATTCAAGGCATGCCTTTTTGAGGAAACGAAGGGTATACTATCCTTGTATGAAGCATCATTCCTTTTGACAGAAAGTGAGAATATGTTGGAGGAATTGAGAAATTTCGCAACCAAGCACCTCCAAGAATATGTCAAGCATAACAGAGATAAAACTCTTTTTGCTATGGTGACTTATGCCTTGGAGCTTCCATTGCATTGGAGAATAATAAAGTTTGAAACAAGGTGGTTTATTGATATATATAGGAGTAGAGAAGACATGAACCCTATCTTACTTAAGCTTGCAGAAATGGATTTCAACATGGTGCAAGCAGTCCACCAAGAAGATCTAAAACAAGTGTCAAG GTGGTGGAAGAACACTAAGCTTggagaaaatttgatatttgcaAGGGATAGGCTAATGGAGATTTTCTTCTGGTCAGTGGGTATGATAGATCAACCTCAGTTTGGGTGTTGTAGGGTAAATTTAACAAAGTTGGGTTCACTGTTAACAATAGTAGATGACCTTTATGACATATATGGAACTTTGGATGAACTCAAGCTCTTCACAGATGCCATTGAGAG ATGGGACATCAATGCAATGGATCAACTTCCAGATTATATGAAGATATGTTTCCTCACTATCTACAACTTTGTTAATGAAATGGCTTTTGATCCCCTTAACGAACAAGGATTCCACATCATTCGGCACTTGAAAAAAGCG TGGGCAGATTTATGTAGATCTGATTTGTTGGAGGCAAAGTGGTACTACAGTGGATATATACCAAGCCTTGAAGAATACCTTGAGAATGCATGGATTACAATAACAACACCGGTTATACTAATGCATGCTTACTTTATGGTCACCAATCCAATAACGAAGGAAGCCTTGGATTGCTTGGAAGAGTACCCCAAAATATTCTATTGGTCATCAATGATTCTACGACTTACAGATGATCTTGGAACATCTGCA AATGAATTAAAAAGAGGTGACGTTCCAAAATCAATCCAATGTTACATGAATGAAACTGGTGCTAGTGAAAAAGACGCTCGTGAGTATGTGAAGTCTTTGATTAGTACAGCATGGAATAAGTTAAACGAAGAGAGAGTTGCGAGTTCTCCATTCTGTCaaacatttattgaaattgCAATGAACCTTGCAAGGATGGGTCATTTCATGTACCAATATGGAGATGGGTTGGGTGATGCAGACCGAAAAACTAAAGATACTGTATTATCGTTACTTATTCAGCCCATTCCTCACTCCAGGATGTCTTCTAGCAATTCAAATACTACAGCAAACTTGAACATCAATTAA